Proteins from a genomic interval of Equus quagga isolate Etosha38 chromosome 13, UCLA_HA_Equagga_1.0, whole genome shotgun sequence:
- the SYT11 gene encoding synaptotagmin-11 isoform X2: MAEITNIRPSFDVSPVVAGLIGASVLVVCVSVTVFVWTCCHQQAEKKHKTPPYKFIHMLKGISIYPETLSNKKKIIKVRRDKDGPGREGGRGNLLVDAAEAGLLGQDKGPGGPSSGSCIDQLPIKVDYGEELRSPIASLTPGESKTTSPSSPEEDVMLGSLTFSVDYNFPKKALVVTIQEAHGLPVMDDQTQGSDPYIKMTILPDKRHRVKTRVLRKTLDPVFDETFTFYGIPYSQLQDLVLHFLVLSFDRFSRDDVIGEVMVPLAGVDPSTGKVQLTRDIIKRNIQKCISRGELQVSLSYQPVAQRMTVVVLKARHLPKMDITGLSDPYVKVNVYYGRKRIAKKKTHVKKCTLNPVFNESFIYDIPADLLPDISIEFLVIDFDRTTKNEVVGRLILGAHSVTASGAEHWREVCESPRKPVAKWHSLSEY; encoded by the exons ATGGCTGAGATCACCAATATCCGACCTAGCTTTG ATGTGTCACCAGTGGTGGCTGGCCTCATTGGGGCCTCTGTGCTGGTGGTGTGTGTCTCGGTGACTGTCTTTGTCTGGACATGCTGCCACCAGCAGGCAGAGAAGAAGCACAAGACTCCACCATACAAGTTTATTCACATGCTCAAAGGCATCAGCATATACCCAGAGACtcttagcaacaaaaagaaaatcatcaaagtgcggagagacaaagatggccctgggagggaagggggaCGCGGGAACCTGTTGGTGGATGCAGCAGAGGCTGGCCTGCTGGGCCAAGACAAGGGTCCCGGGGGACCTAGCTCTGGATCTTGTATAGACCAATTACCCATCAAAGTGGACTATGGGGAAGAACTGAGGAGCCCCATTGCGAGCCTGACCCCAGGGGAGAGCAAAACCACTTCTCCGTCGTCTCCAGAGGAGGATGTCATGCTAGGATCCCTCACCTTCTCAGTGGACTATAACTTCCCGAAAAAAGCCCTGGTGGTGACAATCCAGGAGGCCCATGGGCTGCCAGTGATGGATGACCAGACCCAGGGCTCTGACCCCTACATCAAAATGACCATCCTTCCTGACAAGCGGCATCGGGTGAAGACCAGAGTGCTGAGGAAGACCCTGGACCCTGTGTTTGACGAGACCTTCACCTTCTATGGCATCCCGTACAGCCAGCTGCAGGACCTGGTGCTGCACTTCCTTGTCCTCAGCTTTGACCGCTTCTCTCGGGACGACGTTATCGGGGAGGTCATGGTGCCATTGGCTGGAGTGGACCCCAGCACAGGCAAGGTACAGCTGACCAGGGACATCATCAAAAGGAACATCCAG AAGTGCATTAGCAGAGGGGAGCTCCAGGTGTCTCTGTCATATCAGCCTGTGGCGCAGAGAATGACAGTGGTGGTCCTCAAAGCCAGACACTTGCCGAAGATGGATATCACCGGTCTCTCAG ATCCTTATGTCAAGGTGAATGTCTACTACGGCAGAAAGCGCATCGCCAAGAAGAAAACCCACGTGAAGAAGTGCACTTTGAACCCAGTCTTCAATGAGTCTTTCATCTATGACATCCCCGCTGACCTCCTGCCTGACATCAGCATCGAGTTCCTTGTCATCGACTTCGATCGCACCACCAAGAACGAGGTGGTGGGGAGGCTGATCCTGGGGGCGCACAGTGTCACAGCCAGCGGTGCGGAACACTGGAGAGAGGTCTGCGAGAGCCCCCGCaagcctgtggccaagtggcacAGTCTGAGCGAGTACTAA
- the SYT11 gene encoding synaptotagmin-11 isoform X1: MAEITNIRPSFDVSPVVAGLIGASVLVVCVSVTVFVWTCCHQQAEKKHKTPPYKFIHMLKGISIYPETLSNKKKIIKVRRDKDGPGREGGRGNLLVDAAEAGLLGQDKGPGGPSSGSCIDQLPIKVDYGEELRSPIASLTPGESKTTSPSSPEEDVMLGSLTFSVDYNFPKKALVVTIQEAHGLPVMDDQTQGSDPYIKMTILPDKRHRVKTRVLRKTLDPVFDETFTFYGIPYSQLQDLVLHFLVLSFDRFSRDDVIGEVMVPLAGVDPSTGKVQLTRDIIKRNIQKCISRGELQVSLSYQPVAQRMTVVVLKARHLPKMDITGLSGNPYVKVNVYYGRKRIAKKKTHVKKCTLNPVFNESFIYDIPADLLPDISIEFLVIDFDRTTKNEVVGRLILGAHSVTASGAEHWREVCESPRKPVAKWHSLSEY, translated from the exons ATGGCTGAGATCACCAATATCCGACCTAGCTTTG ATGTGTCACCAGTGGTGGCTGGCCTCATTGGGGCCTCTGTGCTGGTGGTGTGTGTCTCGGTGACTGTCTTTGTCTGGACATGCTGCCACCAGCAGGCAGAGAAGAAGCACAAGACTCCACCATACAAGTTTATTCACATGCTCAAAGGCATCAGCATATACCCAGAGACtcttagcaacaaaaagaaaatcatcaaagtgcggagagacaaagatggccctgggagggaagggggaCGCGGGAACCTGTTGGTGGATGCAGCAGAGGCTGGCCTGCTGGGCCAAGACAAGGGTCCCGGGGGACCTAGCTCTGGATCTTGTATAGACCAATTACCCATCAAAGTGGACTATGGGGAAGAACTGAGGAGCCCCATTGCGAGCCTGACCCCAGGGGAGAGCAAAACCACTTCTCCGTCGTCTCCAGAGGAGGATGTCATGCTAGGATCCCTCACCTTCTCAGTGGACTATAACTTCCCGAAAAAAGCCCTGGTGGTGACAATCCAGGAGGCCCATGGGCTGCCAGTGATGGATGACCAGACCCAGGGCTCTGACCCCTACATCAAAATGACCATCCTTCCTGACAAGCGGCATCGGGTGAAGACCAGAGTGCTGAGGAAGACCCTGGACCCTGTGTTTGACGAGACCTTCACCTTCTATGGCATCCCGTACAGCCAGCTGCAGGACCTGGTGCTGCACTTCCTTGTCCTCAGCTTTGACCGCTTCTCTCGGGACGACGTTATCGGGGAGGTCATGGTGCCATTGGCTGGAGTGGACCCCAGCACAGGCAAGGTACAGCTGACCAGGGACATCATCAAAAGGAACATCCAG AAGTGCATTAGCAGAGGGGAGCTCCAGGTGTCTCTGTCATATCAGCCTGTGGCGCAGAGAATGACAGTGGTGGTCCTCAAAGCCAGACACTTGCCGAAGATGGATATCACCGGTCTCTCAGGTA ATCCTTATGTCAAGGTGAATGTCTACTACGGCAGAAAGCGCATCGCCAAGAAGAAAACCCACGTGAAGAAGTGCACTTTGAACCCAGTCTTCAATGAGTCTTTCATCTATGACATCCCCGCTGACCTCCTGCCTGACATCAGCATCGAGTTCCTTGTCATCGACTTCGATCGCACCACCAAGAACGAGGTGGTGGGGAGGCTGATCCTGGGGGCGCACAGTGTCACAGCCAGCGGTGCGGAACACTGGAGAGAGGTCTGCGAGAGCCCCCGCaagcctgtggccaagtggcacAGTCTGAGCGAGTACTAA